Below is a genomic region from Nocardioides panacis.
GCACTTCCCCGCACCGGGTGCCCGCAGCACCGGCCGCATGTCTCAGTCGTCCCGGTACGGCGCGAGCAGCTCGCGCAGCGCGTCGTCCCCGTGCCCGTCGAGCCGGTCCTCCGCGATCCGCCGGGCCGCGCCGGCCAGCAGGTCCGCCACCTGCACCCGGGCGTCGGCCCGCGAGTCCACCAGGCGTACGTCGACCAGCGGACCGGCGCCGCCGCCCTGCTCCACCAGCAGCTCGCGCACGTGGGCGACCCGGCGCGCGGTGAGCGCCTGCTGCTGGTCGTGCACGAGCAGCACCGGGCGGCCGCCGCGGCCCCAGTGCCGGACCGCGGCGACCAGCGCCGGGACGAGGGGCTGCAGCCGCGGCGTCATCCGGGCGGTGTCGGTCAGCGGGCCCAGGAGGGTCTCCTGGTCGACGGCGTGCACCAGGTCCGCGAGGGCGCCGACGGCCCCGCGGCCGGGCAGCGCATCCACCCGGCGCAGCAGCCCCGCCCCGGTGAGCTCGACGTCGACCCGCCCCCGGGCGCGCATCACGTCGTTGAACGCGGACAGCAGCCCGGTCCACGCCGCCTCACCGACCTCCTCGGCGGCGTCGCGGTGCAGCGCCTCGGCGAGCGGGGCCGGACCGCCCACCAGCGCGACGAGCTCGCGCACGGCGTACGCCCGCTTCTCGACGAGGTGCACGTGGGCCCGACCGGCCAGCGGCCCGCCCTCGCCGATCAGCCAGACCAGCGCCGCGCGGTTCTGGGTGCGCAGGACGACGCTGGCCTTGTACTCCTCGGCGGGCGACCGGGTCCGGCCGCGGAGCTCGACGATGCAGTCGGCCGCCGCCGCGGCGTCGATGTCCACGCTCGCGTGGGCGAACATCCGGGTCGTGCCGCCGACGACCTTCTCACCCTCGGAGCCGGACTCGTCGCAGGCGATCTCCCGGGGTACGGCCACGCTCAGACGCTAGGCCACCGTCCCGGCCAGGTCACGCGGTTTGCTCAGCCGCGCTGGCCGCGCAGGAACTTGCCGAAGTGCGGCACGGTGAACGCGACGGTGCCGCGCTCGCTGGAGTACACCAGGCCCTTCTTGATCAGGCCGTCCCGGGCCGGGGAGAGGCTCTGCGGCTTGCGGCCCAGCGCCTGCGCGATGTCGGAGGTGGGCACCGGGCCGTCGTCGTGGTGCGCGGCCAGGTCGGCCATCGCCCGCATGTAGTCGCGCTCGGCGGGCGTGGCCCGGTCGTAGCGGGCCCCGAAGAACCCGACGGCCAGCTCGCCCTCGGCCTCCGGCGCCGCCTCGCGGACGTCGGCCACCTCGATCGGGCTGGTCAGCGCGGCGTCCCAGGTGACCTTGCCGTAGGCCTGCACGAAGTAGGGGTAGCCGTCGGTGAGCAGGTAGAGCTCGTCGAGCGCCTCGGCGGTGTAGTCGACGTCCTCGGTACCGGCCGGCACGAGCAGCGCCCGGTCCGCCATCTCGCGCGGCAGCCGGTCCACGACGACGTACCGGAAGAGCCGCTCGGCGTAGGACTTGCTGGCCGCCAGCGCGACCGGCAGGTGCGGCAGCCCGGCCCCGACCACCACCAGCGGCGCGCCCTGCTGGCTGATCTCGTGGCACGCGCCGCACAGCGCGGCGAGCTCGTCGGTGGAGATGTCCTGCATCTCGTCGACGAAGATCCCGATGCCCACCCCGAGGTCGCGGGCCAGGTCGGCGACGTCGGTGAACAGCTCGATGAGGTCCAGCTCGAGGTCGCCGGAGTCCGCCCGGCCCTTCATCGCCGGCACGTCGGTCGGCGGCTGCCAGCGCACCTTCTTGCGGTCCGGCAGCGGGGTGCGCAGCGCGAAGGACTTGACCACGCCGGCGACGGTGTCCACCCGGTCCGGGTCGCGGTGCCGGTGCGCGACCTCGCGGACCGCGGCGTGCACGGCCTGGGCGAGCGGCAGCCGCAGCGACTGGTCGGGGCGGGCCTCGAACTTGCCGGTCCCCCACGCCCGCTTCACCGCCTGCCCGCGCAGCGCGTTGAGCAGCACGGTCTTGCCGACGCCGCGCAGGCCGGAGAGCACCATCGACCGCTCGGGGCGCCCGGCGGCGACCCGCTCGAGGGTGACCTCGAACTGCTGGAGCTGCCGGTCCCGGCCGGCGAGCTCGGGCGGGCGCTGGCCGGCGCCGGGGGCGTAGGGGTTCCTGACGGGGTCCACGATCAGACTGTATCCCGACGTCTAGCGAAAACCTTAGATGTCCCTAGCGCGCCCAATCGTCCCCAAGACCCGTCGAGCCGGGCGCGGGTCGGGTCCGGGCCGGGACTCCGGTCAGCCGGCCCGCGGGCCGTCCACCTGGGTGAGCCGGGCCCGGTGCACGTCGTACGACCTGACCAGCCCCTCGCGCAGCGCGTCGATCATGTCCGGGACCTCCTCGACCGGGAGCCGGAACGTGCCGGTGCAGGTGCCGCCGCTCCACAGCGAGAGCACCACGACGTCGGCCTCGGCGTGCCACGAGACCCGCATCGCGCGCCCGTCCCCGCGGGAGTCGAGGAAGACCTCGCCCGCGGAGGGCAACGGGGCGACCGGGCGCATGGGAACAGTGTGACGCGAAACACCTGAACTGTCATGGGTGCCGCCTAGGATTGCGCTGTGCCCGAGCTGCCCGAAGTGGAAGGACTGGCGCTCGACCTCGCCGGTCGACTCGACGGACGCGCCATCGCGCGCGTCGACATCGCCGCGTTCAGCGCGCTGAAGACCTTCGACCCGCCACTGTCCGCCCTGCAGGGCAGCTTCGTGGACGGCGTGACCCGGCACGGCAAGTTCATCGACATCAGCGCCGGCGGCCTGCACCTCGTGATGCACCTGGCCCGCGGCGGCTGGGTGCGCTGGCGCGAGGAGGTGCCGGCGCTGCCGCCCAAGCCGAGCAACAAGTCGCCGATGGCCGCGCGGGTGCACCTCGACGAC
It encodes:
- a CDS encoding AAA family ATPase; translated protein: MDPVRNPYAPGAGQRPPELAGRDRQLQQFEVTLERVAAGRPERSMVLSGLRGVGKTVLLNALRGQAVKRAWGTGKFEARPDQSLRLPLAQAVHAAVREVAHRHRDPDRVDTVAGVVKSFALRTPLPDRKKVRWQPPTDVPAMKGRADSGDLELDLIELFTDVADLARDLGVGIGIFVDEMQDISTDELAALCGACHEISQQGAPLVVVGAGLPHLPVALAASKSYAERLFRYVVVDRLPREMADRALLVPAGTEDVDYTAEALDELYLLTDGYPYFVQAYGKVTWDAALTSPIEVADVREAAPEAEGELAVGFFGARYDRATPAERDYMRAMADLAAHHDDGPVPTSDIAQALGRKPQSLSPARDGLIKKGLVYSSERGTVAFTVPHFGKFLRGQRG